The Hymenobacter psoromatis genome contains a region encoding:
- a CDS encoding LacI family DNA-binding transcriptional regulator translates to MAKKRASITDLAQQLNISVSTVSRALSGHSAISEATVKRVTDLAKELGYQPNSLASGLRKGRSNMLGVMVPHIDGNFFSQVVKGIEAAASKAGYHVLICQSNEDVVHERANVEILMNAQVEGILVSLSRTTREVKHFEKVRKRDIPLVFFDRILAGYDVNAVVLDDRAGGYRATKHLLEQGYRRIAHFSGPQHLNIYKYRRQGYEDALREYGLPVAEELTILGDMKMDDGSDGMRQLLALPQPPDAVFSCSDLSAAGALQVLNERGLRVPQDMGLVGFSNELFSCLTVPQITSIDQHCELMGRSATHLLLQVMEEREQHYAPRHVVLQPDLFVRASSLRLGQEG, encoded by the coding sequence GTGGCTAAAAAACGCGCCTCCATTACGGACCTAGCTCAGCAGCTCAATATTTCCGTCTCGACGGTATCGCGAGCGCTCAGCGGCCACAGTGCCATCAGCGAAGCGACCGTTAAACGGGTAACCGACCTAGCCAAGGAGCTTGGCTACCAGCCCAATAGCCTGGCCTCGGGCCTGCGCAAAGGCCGCAGCAACATGCTGGGGGTGATGGTGCCACACATCGACGGCAATTTCTTTTCGCAGGTAGTCAAAGGCATTGAGGCCGCCGCTAGCAAGGCCGGCTACCACGTGCTCATCTGCCAGTCGAACGAGGATGTAGTGCACGAGCGCGCCAACGTGGAAATCCTTATGAATGCCCAGGTGGAAGGCATTCTGGTGTCGCTTTCGCGCACTACCCGCGAGGTAAAGCACTTCGAGAAAGTGCGCAAGCGGGATATTCCCCTGGTGTTTTTCGACCGTATTCTGGCCGGCTACGATGTAAATGCGGTGGTGCTCGATGACCGCGCTGGCGGCTACCGCGCCACCAAGCACTTACTGGAGCAGGGTTACCGGCGCATCGCGCATTTCAGCGGACCCCAGCATTTGAACATTTATAAATATCGCCGCCAAGGCTACGAAGACGCCCTGCGCGAGTACGGTCTGCCGGTGGCGGAAGAGCTTACCATCTTAGGCGATATGAAGATGGATGACGGCAGTGACGGGATGCGGCAACTGCTGGCCTTACCCCAACCGCCCGATGCGGTGTTTTCGTGCAGCGACCTTTCGGCGGCCGGCGCGCTGCAAGTGCTCAACGAGCGTGGCCTGCGCGTGCCCCAGGACATGGGCCTGGTCGGTTTCAGCAACGAACTATTTTCGTGCCTTACAGTGCCCCAAATTACCTCCATCGACCAACACTGCGAGCTAATGGGGCGCTCGGCTACCCACCTGCTACTGCAAGTAATGGAGGAGCGCGAACAGCACTATGCCCCGCGCCATGTGGTATTGCAGCCTGATTTATTTGTGCGGGCCTCGTCTTTGCGCCTCGGCCAAGAAGGATAG